The Sorangiineae bacterium MSr11954 DNA segment CGCGCATCGTGGCCCGGCGCAAGAACCGCCTGGTCTTCCTCGACGCGCACGAGATTTGGGCCTTCGAGGCGGCCGATCGCCTCACGTTCGTGCACACCGTGCACGGCACCTTCGACATCGATTTATCGCTCTCGGCCATCGAGGCGTCGTTCGGTCACGCGTTCGCGCGGGTGCACCGCAATTGGCTGGTGAACGCGTCCTCCGTCAAAGAGCTCGAGCGCGACGGCAACGAGACGCACTTGTTCGTCGGGCTGGGACTGCGCGACGAGGGGAATGGAGTGCGCGTGCCGGTCGCGCGCGATCGCGCGCAGGCCATACGCGAAATGTTGCTGACGAATACGGCGGGCATCCGCCGCGTATAGCCCTCCGCCCCGCGCGGATGGGCGGCGAATGGAACGAGATGAAACAGCTCAAAAAGATCGTCTATGGGGTGGTGGTGCTCCTTTTGGTGAGCAGCGCGGCCATCGCCGGATGGCGCTACCGCGCGTCGCACCAAGAGCCGCCCATCGTGTACAAAACGGCCAAGGCCGAGAAGCGCCACATCGTGGGGAAGGTGACGGCCAGCGGCACGTTGGCGGCCACGGTGACCGTGCAGGTGGGCACCCAGGTGTCGGGCCGCATCAAAGAGCTCTTCGCCGATTTCAATTCACCGGTGAAAAGAGGCCAGCTGGTCGCCAAGATCGATCCGCTCCTGTTCGAGGCGGCGGTGGAGCAGGCGAATGCCAATTATCTCTCGGCCCAAGCCGATTTGAACCGGTCGAAGGCCAGCGCCCTCGACGCCGAGCGCCAGCTGGCCCGCACCAAGGCGCTGCGCGACTCGGAGCTGGCGTCGCAGAAGGATCTGGAGACGGCGGAGACGACGGCGGCGGTGGCGCGCGCGTCGGTGGGGGTGTCGGAGGCGGGGCTCGCCCAGGCGCGCGCGCAGCTGAATCAGGCCAAGGTGAACCTGTCGTACACGAACATCGTCTCGCCCATCGATGGAACGGTGATCTCGCGCAATGTCGACGTGGGGCAGACGGTGGCCGCGTCGCTGCAAGCCCCGGTGATCTTCACCATCGCCGAGGATCTCCGGAAGATGAAGGTCGACACCAATGTGGCCGAGAGCGACGTGGGCGGCCTCTCGCCGAACATGGATGTGTACTTCACGGTCGACGCCTATCCGGGCCAGCGGTTCAAGGGGAAGATCGGCCAAATCCGCAACGCCGCCCAAACGGTGCAGAACGTGGTCACGTACGACGCGGTGATCGAGGTGGACAACACCGATCTGAAGCTGCGCCCCGGGATGACGGCCAATACGACCATCGTCTATGCCCAGCGCCACGATGCGCTCGCCGTCTCCAACGCGGCCCTTCGGTTTCGCCCGCCCGCTCCGCCGGGCGCACCCGCCGAGACGACCGCGTCCGGCCCCCGCGGCCCGCGCGGGCGAGGCGCCAAATCGGAGGGCGCGCAAGGGCAGGGCGCGCAAGGGGAGAAGACGGTGTGGGTGCTGCGAAATGGAAACGCCACGTCGTTGCAAGTGCAAGTCGGTTTGAGCGACGGTTCGTACACGGAGGTGACGGGCGGCGAGCTCGCGTCGGGCGACGAGGCCATCGTGGACGCCACGCTCACGGAGAAGGCCGCGGCCAGCCCGCCGGCCGCGAGCGGCCTTCCGCGCGGGGGGCGCCTGTTCTGATGACCGCCGCGCCGAGCCGAGACCAGGCGGACGAAGGGCTCATCGAGCTGACGAACGTGAGCAAGGTGTACCAAACGGGCGGCGACGTGGAGGTGCGCGCGCTCGACGGCGTATCGCTGAGCATCGCGCCCGGCGAGTTCGTGGCGGTGATGGGGTCGTCCGGATCGGGGAAGTCGACCTTGATGAACATCCTGGGGTGCCTGGATCGCCCCACCGCGGGCACGTACCGGCTGGCGGCGCGCGAGGTGTCGAAGATGAGCAAGGTGGAGCTGGCCGAGGTTCGGAGCCATGTGCTCGGCTTCGTCTTTCAGAACTTCAACTTGCTGGCGCGCACCAGCGCGCTCGAGAACGTGGAGCTGCCGCTCCTCTACCAGCGCGTTCGCTCGGCCGATCGCCATCGCCGGGCCAAGCGGGCGCTCGAGCGGGTGGGGCTCGGCGCGCGGCTCGACCATCACCCCAATCAGCTCTCGGGCGGGCAGCAGCAGCGGGTGGCCATCGCGCGCGCGTTGGTGGCGGAGCCCAAGGTGATTTTGGCCGACGAGCCCACCGGGAACTTGGATTCGCGGACCAGCGTGGAGGTGATGGCGCTCTTTCAGGAGCTCGGGCGCTCGGGGATCACGATCGCGCTGGTCACGCACGAGCCGGACATCGCGGAGTACGCGTCGCGCGTGGTGGTGGTGCGCGATGGCCATATCCTCTCCGATACGCGGCAGGCGCCGAAGATGGCGGTGGGAGGCGAAGGGTGACCCTCTTTCAGACCTTGCGGGTGGCGCTGCGCGCCATCTGGCGCAATCGCATGCGGAGCTTCTTGACCACGCTCGGCATCATCATCGGCGTGGGCGCGGTCATCGCGATGATGGCCATCGGCGCCGGCGCCAAATCGCAGATCGAGCGCGCCTTCGCCGCCATGGGCACGAACCTCCTCATCGTCATGCCGGGAACGTCGGTGACGGGAGGCTCGCGCGGTGGGTTCGGGTCGATGCCGACCCTCACCTGGGACGATCTGGAGGCGATCCGGACGGAGGCACCCAGCGTGAAGCGCGCGGCCGCGGCCTTGCGGTCGACCCAATCCTTGGTGGGCGGCGAGCAAAACTGGACGACCAGCGTGACGGGGACGAGCCCCGAGTACTTCGACATCCGAAACTGGCCGATGGCGAGCGGAGTCGGCATCACGGCCAGCGACGTCGATGGCGGAACGAAGGTCGTCGTCTTGGGGCAGACGGTGGCGGAGAAGCTGTACGGCCCGAACGCCGATCCGGTGGGGCAGACGCTGCGCGTGGGCAATACGCCCTTCACCGTGGTGGGGGTGGCGGCTCGAAAAGGGCAATCGGCGAGCGGCCAGGACTACGACGACGCGGCGTTCATTCCGTATTCGACGTTCGCGCGCAAGATCCAAGGTGGTCTCGGCAAGTACCTCCAAGGGACCATCTTCATCGAGGCCATCTCCGGCCCCGCGACCAGCCGCGCGCAGACCGAGGTGACGGCGCTCCTCCGCGATCGGCACCACCTGGGCGAGGGGAGCGACGACGACTTTTCCATCCGCAACTTGGCCGAGATCGCCGGCGCGCAGCAGCAGGGGACCGATACGATGACCACGCTGCTCGCGAGCGTGGCGGCCGTCTCCTTGCTGGTCGGGGGGATCGGCATCATGAACATCATGCTGGTGAGCGTGACCGAGCGGACCCGCGAAATTGGCGTGCGCATGGCGCTCGGCGCCAAGCCGGGGGACATTTTGCTCCAGTTCCTGGTGGAGGCGCTCTCCTTGGCGATGGCCGGAGGCATCCTCGGCGTGGGCATCGGGGTCGGTGCGGCCACGTGGCTCGGCGCCAAGTTTGGTTGGCCGATGCTCGTGGAGCCGGAAGTGATCCTGTTGTCGGCGGCCTTCAGCGCGGCGGTGGGGATCGTGTTTGGCTCGTACCCGGCGCGAAGGGCGTCGCAGCTCGATCCGATCGATGCGCTTCGCTACGAGTGATTGGCGGCCGTCTTGGAGCGCTCGGGCGGCGCCTCGGGCGTAGCCGGCGGCGCGCCTCGGAAGCTCGGGCGGCGCCTTGCGCGTCGCCGGCGGCGCCTCGGAAGCTCGGGCGGCGCCTTACGCTACTTGCGCCAGACTTGCGGCGGCCGCATTCCGAGCGGCGCGCCTGCGGCGGTCGTATCGGGATCCACGACTCCGAGATCGTAGAGGGCCTTGATGTACGCGTACCCGCGCCGGGCGTCCTTCATGGTGCCCAGCGCCAATGCGGCGGCGATGCGGCTCGGGAGCGGCGCGAGCTCCGGCGGCGGATCGAGCGAGGCGGTTCGGCCGCGCGCATCGTCGAGCTTGTTCGCGGAGGCCACGGCGTAGGCGCTGAGCCAGGTGGCCATCGGGCCGAGGATCTGCCCCTGCTTGGCGAGCAGCGGACCCACCTCGCTCGCCTTGCCGCGCGCGACCAAGACGAGCACGCGCTCGAAGAGGCCGCGCGCCGTGGTGGTGCCCCCGGCGAGGGCCGTGCGGCTCGCCTCGTCGGCCTCGTCGAGGCGGCCGTCGTAGCGCGCGAGGCGCGAGAGCCGCACGGCGCGGGCGTGCACCGGGGGCTTCTCGGCGGTCTTCCACGGGGCGGAAATTTTCTTGGCCGTCTCGAGGTCGCCGTGGTCGAGTGCGAGATCCATCGCCACCAGATCGGACCAAGGCGTGTCGGCTCCGGCCAGCTCCAGGAGCTTCTTGTCGTTCAGGCGCGCGCGCCCGGCCAGGGCCTCCTGCGCGGTGACCATCGGCAGCAGCGAGGCGGATTTGCGGGCCGCCTCCGGCAACGCCAGGAGCGCGCGATCCAAGCCGTCGGTGTCGAGCTTCTCGTAAGCGGCGGCCGCGTGAACGAGCGCCACCTCGGGCGAGGGCTCCAAGCCTTCGGTCGCCTTCTGCGCCTCGTCCAGCCGATCGCCGAGCAGCGCCACGCGCGCGGCGAGCACGCGCGCGGGCGGGTAGAAGGCCGAGAACGAGACGGCGACCAGCGCGGCTTTGCGCGCGAGCTGTTCGTCGCCCAAGGAGATGGCCATATTTCCGAGCCACACGGCCACGCCGGGCGAGTCCACCGCCTTGAGCCCGTTTTCGATCTCGGTCTTCGCCTCCACCGGCGCCCGCGCATCGAGCGCACCGAGCGCCTTGATGGCGCGCGGCACGACCTGCAAGGGTAGGGGCAAGTCCGCCCCGTTCGCGAGGACGGCCATGGCCTCGTTCACCTCCGGCGGCGGCTTCTCGCTGCGCGCAGGATCGCGCGCCCACGTGAGGGCCACGAGCGCCGCGCCCTCCGCGCGATCCGGGTACTTTGCACGGAACTCCTTGGCCAGCGCGGCGGCCTTCGCCGCGTCGCCCGAGAGCGCCAGGAGGCGCACCAGCGCGACGTGCGCCGCCACGAGCTCCGGATCGAGCCGGGTGGCGGCCATGTACCGCTCGACCGCGTGCTCGCTGCCGGCCCGCTCGAGGGTGGCGCCGGCGAAAAGCTGGTAATATGCATCTTTCTCCGCCGGACCATCGAAGCGCGGCAGGAGCGCGGCGGCGCCGCTCGTGTCCCCTTGGAAGAGCGACGAGGCGAGGTGGGCGAACGCGTACGAGGACTCCGGGAGCTTCACCTCGCGGGCGCGCTGGATCGCGTCCTCGAAGGCGATTTCGCTCCCGCCCTTGAGCAAGCCGACCAGCGCGCGTTCCTGCAACCACGCGAGCGCGGCCCGCGGCGAGCGCGACTCGAGATCGAAGACCTGCCCGAACGTCTTCTCGACCTCCGGAAAGGCCGACGTCTTTCCCGCGTGCAGCTGCGACTCGATCTGCGCGAGCATCCGCTCGGCCGTGTCGTGCGCCAGCATGCGCTTCGCGCGAACCTGGTGGAAGGTCCCGTAAACGCCCCCTCCGAACGCGAGCATCATGAACACCAAAAAGAGCGCGCTCTTCCAGCGCAGCCGCCGTTTCGGCTTGTCCCATTGCAGCGGCGTATGCGCCGCCGCTTCCGGCTCGAACACACCGACGAGGGCCAGCGCGTCGAGCAGCTCGGCCGCCGTTGGAGGCGTGGCGGACGGATTCGCCGGCGCCGCGACCCGATAGGCTCCAGGTGCAGCAGGCTCCGGCGCCGTATGGGGAGCGGGCGCGGAGAGGCCGTGCCCATTGAAGAGCGAGAGCTCGACGTCGATGGGGATCTCGGCGCTGGCGTTGGGGTGCGGTATGCCGCGCGCATCCACGAACATGGGCGCGGGCACGCTGGAGTCCGGGCTGGGGAGGCGCGGAAGGCGCGCGAGATCCATCGCCACCCCGCGCGGCGAGGCCGGCGCTGCGGGGGCAACGGGGCCGAGCCCCATGGGCGTGGGGTTGTCCCAGGTTTGCGCGGCGCTCACGTCGCGCGGTGAAAAGCCGCGCGAGGGCGGCGCCACCGAGGTGGCCTCGTTCGCGTCGCCGAACCCCGAGATGAGCGGGAGCTCCGGTAGCCGCGCGGCGCCGGCGTGCGCGGGGGCGGCGTGCGCTGGGGCGGCGTGCGCGGCGCCGGCGTGTGCGGGGGCGCGGGTTGGCGCGTAGGTGGGGACGACGTTGCGTACGGGTTGTGCTGGTACCAACCCGATCGGGCCGAACTCGCCGCGGGGGCGGGTGGGATCCTCGCGCAGACCGCTGTCGGTCTCGTTGAACGAGTCGTACTCGGAGTAGGCCTCTTGGGCCGCTGCGGGCGCCGTGCGCTCCACCTCCGCGGCGACCGCGCGCGTCCCGGCGTTGGCGTGCATCGGTTTGAAGACGCGCGAACGCTCGAGCCACAGGCGGGTCTCGGAGTCGTTGATGCCAAAGGCGACCGCGCGCTCGAACACCTTTTCCGCCCGCTCGGCGTCGCCCCGCCGAAGCAGGACCTCTCCGAGCACGCGGTAGATGACACCTTCGCGCGGCGCCAGCTTTCCCGCGCGCACGAGGAGGCTCTGGGCCTCCGCCAAGCGCAAGGTCCGCATGTACATGCGCGCCGCGGACACCAAACAGGGCACGCTCGCCGCGAGCTTGTCGCGCGTGTATGTCCCGACTTCTAGAATGAGATCCGCGTGCTCGGCCCGAACGGCATCGCACAGGGCGATCGTCGTGGGTTCATCCGGGTTGCGCCTCCACTGACGCGCGAGCTCGTCCACGTGACTCGGCATACGACCGCCAAAGTATCACAGGACGAGGCCGTTCCGGCCCCGCTGGAATGGTCGTTTGGGGCCGTGCAGACGAAAAGATCTGCCAACAGCGGATGGCTTCGCCATTTCTTACTTCGCGGGCGAGGGGTGCTGGCGATCGACGAAGCAAAGGCCCTGTGAGTTCAGGTGCCCCTGGGTCGCCTGCGTGTAGCGGATGTAATCGTAGTAGTCGCGCAGCGCCTTCGAGGCATCGCTGGCCGCCGGATCGACGGGGACCGAGAGAGGATCGAGGAACATCTGGCCCTTGCCCGGCGGCGCGTAGTTGGTGCCCGCGCAGTTTCGCCAGGGGAGCGGCTTGCCCGCCTTGTCGGTCAACGCCTGGAAATTCACCTTCCGCAGATCCTCGATGTGCGCCTCGGGGGTGCCCGTCACCCCCGCGAACTGCGCGGCGATCGGGTCGAAGTGAAGCCGCGAGTCCTCGGCGAAGCTCTCCCAGAAGGGGTGATCCATGTGCAACGTCACCTGCGCTTGCACGGAGCCGCTGGCCTTCACTTGCACGCCGCGCGGGTGCTCCTCGCCGCCGATGCCTTCGCCTTGGAGATCGGTGCCGTTCTGGCAATTCACGTAGTTGGTGGGCGTGCTGAACCCGAGCTTGAAGCGAATGGTCTTTGGCCAGTTGGAATAGTCGTAGGTGCCGCCGCCTGCGGTGGTGGTGCTCGTGCAGTTCGCGCCCTTGAACGTGGCGGTCCCGATGTAGAGGATGCTGTAGCCGTTTTGGGCCATGTAGTCGTAATCCGCCAATTGGGATTCATCGAGGTTCACGTTGTAGACCGTCGCGCGGGTGGAGGGCGCGGCCACGGTGCTGAACCCAAAGGCGTAGGTGGCGCTCGGATCGAAGGACGAGCCGTCGTCTTTCTTGGTGATGGATACGACGGAGACGGCCCGCTCGGGCTCGCCCGCCTTTCCAATCAGGTCGCCGTTCTTGTGAAGGTCGACCACCCACGGCCCGTCGACGTGCGCGATGCGGCCGCCGTGTTGCGATTGATCCTGCGGCGATTGATTGGGATTGTCCCAGAGGGTGACGTGATCGAACACCGCCAGGTAGCTATCGAGCTTCAGCTCCCAGCCATCGACCATGTACGTGTCGTTGGCGAAGTCGTTGGGCGGAAATGCAAATCCGCTTTGCGCGTATTGCTCGCCGGACGCGCCGAAGAGGATGCCGCGCGCGCCCGGGTCTTGCGGCGCCGAAAAGGCTTTGAAGCCGCCCACGCTGATCCCGCCGCCGCCGTCCGTCCCGGGCCCCGGTTTGGGGGTGGGGTTCGGGTTCACGCCATCGTCCGAGCACGCAAAGAGGGCGCACGTCGCCCCCATCATCATTCCCGCGAGAACGATTCGTAACTTCATCATCTGTTCAATCCTTCCGTTATTCGAATGTAATCGCGTACGCGCTCGCACCCGAGGGCAGCACTCCCGTGCGTATCCCGGTGAACAAGCCGCGCCCCGCCGCTTCTCCGGCGGTTCCCGAGCTGTCCGAATCTGGAATCACCCAACCCGAAGGATCCCTCGGATCGGGGTCGAGCTTGGAAAAGTCGACATTGTTGAACCAACCCCGCGGGTCGATTCGCAAATACAAAGCGCCGCCCTCGAAGATGCGGACATTCACGGGGACACCCGAGACGATCCGCTGGCGGCAAATGGGGTTGAGGCCCGGCAAAGCCGTGTTCGATACGGGCTTCAGCCGATTGGCGCCGATGGTGACGGTGGCCCGAAAGGGATACGCGTTCCCGCCGCGGCTGGCGGTGCCCGCCAGGGTCACGATGATGGGGCTATCCGAGACGCTGTTGATGTCTCGGCCCGAGAGCCACAGCTCGGCGCTGCGGGCGACATCGGCGGTGCCGTTTCCATCCACGGAGAAGCGCTGCGGCGTGTCCGTGAGGAGGTTGACGTCGACCGCGCCGTTTGCCTGGGCCACGTATTGGCCGGGGTTGACGCAGCTGGTGCTCTGCGAGCCCGTGCTCGGCGGCGCCGTGTTCACGTACAGCGCACCGAGGTGCATGGTGGCGACATTGAGCCGCACGTCGAAGCCGCTGGAGACGCGGAAGCTCTGGGTCGGGTCGACGTCTTTGGGCCCGGACGCATAGGCGGGGAACGACACGAGCCCTCCGCCGGTGGTCCCGATGCATGCCCCGGTGGTCGCCGCCGCCGCCACCAGCAGCGCAAAAGCCATGGCGTTTCCGAGCGGGGCGCTTCGCATCAGGGGCCTCCAAAGGTCGCCGAGAGCGAGAGAAAGACTTGGCGCGGCGCCCCCGCGCTGAAATGGCGGCCGGGCACGAGCGAGGGCTGCGTCCCCTCGTTGATGGGCGCAAAATTGGACGTGTAGTTGTATTCGCCGAGCCGGTAGCGGGAGCCGAACAGGTTGGTGGCGGCCAGGCTGACCTCGAAGTCGCGCCATTGAAGGGCGACGGAGGCGTCGGAGACGAAGATGGCATCGCTCCGCACGTCGTACGGGAGCGGGCGGGGCCCTACATAGCTAAGCCCGTATCCGAGCACGCCTTTGATGGGCTTGTCGCCCAGCTTCCAAGGGAGCTCGTGAAACAGCGCGGTGTCGGAGCGCACCACCAGATCCGGCACATAGGGGACGAGCAGGTGGGTATCGTCGAAGGTGGCACGCACGGCGGTTACCGTCGCAGCTTGGTCGAAGAAGGGGCCGGTGACGCGCACCGAGCCTGCCCAGCCGGTGCGGGTGGCGCCGTTGGAGAGCGTATTGCGACCCTCGGTTTGATTGAAGAT contains these protein-coding regions:
- a CDS encoding efflux RND transporter periplasmic adaptor subunit — its product is MKQLKKIVYGVVVLLLVSSAAIAGWRYRASHQEPPIVYKTAKAEKRHIVGKVTASGTLAATVTVQVGTQVSGRIKELFADFNSPVKRGQLVAKIDPLLFEAAVEQANANYLSAQADLNRSKASALDAERQLARTKALRDSELASQKDLETAETTAAVARASVGVSEAGLAQARAQLNQAKVNLSYTNIVSPIDGTVISRNVDVGQTVAASLQAPVIFTIAEDLRKMKVDTNVAESDVGGLSPNMDVYFTVDAYPGQRFKGKIGQIRNAAQTVQNVVTYDAVIEVDNTDLKLRPGMTANTTIVYAQRHDALAVSNAALRFRPPAPPGAPAETTASGPRGPRGRGAKSEGAQGQGAQGEKTVWVLRNGNATSLQVQVGLSDGSYTEVTGGELASGDEAIVDATLTEKAAASPPAASGLPRGGRLF
- a CDS encoding ABC transporter ATP-binding protein, which encodes MTAAPSRDQADEGLIELTNVSKVYQTGGDVEVRALDGVSLSIAPGEFVAVMGSSGSGKSTLMNILGCLDRPTAGTYRLAAREVSKMSKVELAEVRSHVLGFVFQNFNLLARTSALENVELPLLYQRVRSADRHRRAKRALERVGLGARLDHHPNQLSGGQQQRVAIARALVAEPKVILADEPTGNLDSRTSVEVMALFQELGRSGITIALVTHEPDIAEYASRVVVVRDGHILSDTRQAPKMAVGGEG
- a CDS encoding ABC transporter permease; amino-acid sequence: MTLFQTLRVALRAIWRNRMRSFLTTLGIIIGVGAVIAMMAIGAGAKSQIERAFAAMGTNLLIVMPGTSVTGGSRGGFGSMPTLTWDDLEAIRTEAPSVKRAAAALRSTQSLVGGEQNWTTSVTGTSPEYFDIRNWPMASGVGITASDVDGGTKVVVLGQTVAEKLYGPNADPVGQTLRVGNTPFTVVGVAARKGQSASGQDYDDAAFIPYSTFARKIQGGLGKYLQGTIFIEAISGPATSRAQTEVTALLRDRHHLGEGSDDDFSIRNLAEIAGAQQQGTDTMTTLLASVAAVSLLVGGIGIMNIMLVSVTERTREIGVRMALGAKPGDILLQFLVEALSLAMAGGILGVGIGVGAATWLGAKFGWPMLVEPEVILLSAAFSAAVGIVFGSYPARRASQLDPIDALRYE
- a CDS encoding tetratricopeptide repeat protein, whose amino-acid sequence is MPSHVDELARQWRRNPDEPTTIALCDAVRAEHADLILEVGTYTRDKLAASVPCLVSAARMYMRTLRLAEAQSLLVRAGKLAPREGVIYRVLGEVLLRRGDAERAEKVFERAVAFGINDSETRLWLERSRVFKPMHANAGTRAVAAEVERTAPAAAQEAYSEYDSFNETDSGLREDPTRPRGEFGPIGLVPAQPVRNVVPTYAPTRAPAHAGAAHAAPAHAAPAHAGAARLPELPLISGFGDANEATSVAPPSRGFSPRDVSAAQTWDNPTPMGLGPVAPAAPASPRGVAMDLARLPRLPSPDSSVPAPMFVDARGIPHPNASAEIPIDVELSLFNGHGLSAPAPHTAPEPAAPGAYRVAAPANPSATPPTAAELLDALALVGVFEPEAAAHTPLQWDKPKRRLRWKSALFLVFMMLAFGGGVYGTFHQVRAKRMLAHDTAERMLAQIESQLHAGKTSAFPEVEKTFGQVFDLESRSPRAALAWLQERALVGLLKGGSEIAFEDAIQRAREVKLPESSYAFAHLASSLFQGDTSGAAALLPRFDGPAEKDAYYQLFAGATLERAGSEHAVERYMAATRLDPELVAAHVALVRLLALSGDAAKAAALAKEFRAKYPDRAEGAALVALTWARDPARSEKPPPEVNEAMAVLANGADLPLPLQVVPRAIKALGALDARAPVEAKTEIENGLKAVDSPGVAVWLGNMAISLGDEQLARKAALVAVSFSAFYPPARVLAARVALLGDRLDEAQKATEGLEPSPEVALVHAAAAYEKLDTDGLDRALLALPEAARKSASLLPMVTAQEALAGRARLNDKKLLELAGADTPWSDLVAMDLALDHGDLETAKKISAPWKTAEKPPVHARAVRLSRLARYDGRLDEADEASRTALAGGTTTARGLFERVLVLVARGKASEVGPLLAKQGQILGPMATWLSAYAVASANKLDDARGRTASLDPPPELAPLPSRIAAALALGTMKDARRGYAYIKALYDLGVVDPDTTAAGAPLGMRPPQVWRK